A window of the Brachybacterium sacelli genome harbors these coding sequences:
- a CDS encoding GNAT family N-acetyltransferase, with protein sequence MNDVGIARVKNGEVEAEDVARLIATAFNALDVAVWLVPDPGERLEAMSSQFAILVAHALEHGRLDMTTDGHGVAVWFDLTVPLPEPPRYAQRLRRACGAHIAHFEMLDEAFARHHPEAPHHHLAFLAVRAGHQGRGRGTALLEHHHRVLDEEGVPGYLEASSHANRELYARLGYTELGSPLTLPEGPHMWPMWRPPAG encoded by the coding sequence ATGAACGACGTGGGGATCGCCCGGGTGAAGAACGGCGAGGTGGAGGCCGAGGACGTCGCGCGCCTCATAGCGACCGCGTTCAATGCGCTGGACGTGGCGGTGTGGCTCGTCCCCGATCCTGGTGAGCGGCTCGAGGCGATGAGCTCCCAGTTCGCGATCCTGGTCGCCCACGCGCTCGAGCACGGCCGACTCGACATGACCACGGACGGGCACGGCGTGGCGGTCTGGTTCGATCTCACCGTGCCGCTGCCCGAGCCGCCCCGATACGCGCAGCGCCTGCGCCGGGCCTGCGGTGCCCACATCGCGCACTTCGAGATGCTCGACGAGGCATTCGCACGGCACCATCCGGAGGCCCCGCATCATCATCTGGCCTTCCTCGCCGTCCGTGCCGGTCACCAGGGGCGCGGCCGCGGCACGGCACTGCTCGAGCATCACCATCGCGTGCTCGACGAGGAGGGCGTCCCGGGCTATCTCGAGGCCTCCAGTCACGCGAATCGGGAGCTGTACGCACGGCTCGGCTATACCGAGCTCGGCTCCCCGTTGACGTTGCCGGAGGGACCGCACATGTGGCCGATGTGGCGTCCGCCGGCGGGATGA
- a CDS encoding SGNH/GDSL hydrolase family protein, with protein sequence MTTPYLPAPRTLLFIGDSITDCSRTEDPDSLGYGYVRLLAEHFAAHEPTARVVNRGIGGNKVDDLVARFSPDCLDHDPQVVTIFVGVNDAWHRYVLGEDQQVTPEAFEKGYRFLLDQLSATRPSAPVLLVLPFAVDVSEDIARIHEDLDEKVRIIRDLAREFQHPVVDLEKVVESAWTVGHTPESLAADGVHPTIAGHRLIADAWLAAFAGVDPARS encoded by the coding sequence ATGACGACGCCCTACCTCCCTGCGCCCCGGACACTGCTGTTCATCGGGGACTCGATCACCGACTGCTCTCGCACCGAGGACCCCGACTCCCTGGGCTACGGCTATGTGCGCCTGCTGGCAGAGCACTTCGCCGCCCACGAGCCCACCGCTCGCGTGGTCAATCGCGGGATCGGCGGGAACAAGGTCGACGATCTCGTCGCGCGCTTCAGCCCGGACTGTCTCGACCACGATCCCCAGGTGGTCACGATCTTCGTCGGGGTCAACGATGCCTGGCACCGCTACGTCCTGGGTGAGGACCAGCAGGTCACGCCGGAGGCCTTCGAGAAGGGCTACCGCTTCCTGCTGGACCAGCTCTCCGCCACGCGGCCGTCGGCCCCGGTGCTGCTGGTCCTCCCGTTCGCCGTCGATGTCAGCGAGGACATCGCCCGCATCCACGAGGACCTCGATGAGAAGGTCCGCATCATCCGCGACCTCGCCCGGGAGTTCCAGCACCCGGTGGTCGACCTCGAGAAGGTCGTGGAGAGCGCCTGGACGGTGGGGCACACCCCGGAGTCCCTCGCAGCGGACGGGGTGCATCCGACCATCGCCGGGCACCGCCTGATCGCCGATGCCTGGCTGGCGGCCTTCGCCGGAGTGGATCCTGCCCGCAGCTGA
- a CDS encoding C2 family cysteine protease, giving the protein MTTARRPRVRTWRRRLRALAPPGRAREAMAGAPPEGPGPHGDSAGPTAASSSAPPIRELVSPGPGATGWRLDTGPLTGPQLLRPRQGRLGDCWVIAPMLAIHETAPERLTNLLSAQDDGTVTVHLPAVSSPIRVDRHLPVAESGAFVGARRDGAGPGWVGVLEKAIAAHVAGGYGALQRGFARFGLELLLGLRVRTLLRLPSAARIAQWRREGRALTASTHPFSSLVATAHGPLPPSHVFAVVGADPAGGHVHLRNPTRPGRLLVVDARTFRRGFLSLDVTPPLR; this is encoded by the coding sequence ATGACCACCGCGCGGCGGCCCCGGGTGCGGACCTGGCGTCGCCGGCTCCGCGCGCTCGCCCCACCGGGACGGGCGCGCGAGGCGATGGCCGGGGCACCGCCCGAGGGTCCCGGGCCGCATGGCGATTCCGCCGGGCCCACCGCCGCTTCCTCCTCCGCGCCGCCGATCCGCGAGCTCGTCTCCCCCGGGCCGGGCGCCACCGGGTGGCGGCTCGACACCGGGCCGCTGACCGGGCCGCAGCTCCTGCGACCTCGACAGGGTCGTCTCGGGGACTGCTGGGTGATCGCCCCGATGCTCGCGATCCATGAGACCGCCCCGGAGCGGCTGACGAACCTGCTGTCCGCGCAGGATGACGGCACGGTCACCGTGCACCTGCCGGCCGTGAGCTCACCGATCAGGGTGGATCGGCACCTCCCGGTCGCGGAGTCCGGCGCCTTCGTCGGCGCCCGCCGTGACGGGGCGGGTCCCGGGTGGGTCGGCGTGCTCGAGAAGGCGATCGCCGCGCACGTCGCCGGCGGCTACGGCGCACTGCAGCGCGGCTTCGCCCGCTTCGGGCTCGAGCTGCTGCTGGGTCTGCGCGTGCGCACGCTGCTGCGACTGCCGTCGGCGGCGCGGATAGCCCAGTGGCGCCGGGAGGGTCGCGCGCTCACCGCCTCGACCCATCCCTTCAGTTCTCTGGTCGCCACCGCGCACGGTCCGCTGCCGCCCTCGCACGTGTTCGCCGTGGTGGGCGCCGATCCGGCCGGCGGGCACGTGCACCTGCGCAATCCCACCCGGCCGGGGCGGCTGCTGGTGGTCGATGCACGCACCTTCCGTCGCGGGTTCCTGTCCCTGGACGTGACGCCGCCGCTGCGCTGA
- a CDS encoding pyrophosphate--fructose-6-phosphate 1-phosphotransferase: MTVKRVALLTAGGYAPCLSSAVGGLIERYTELVPDVEIIAYKHGYWGLLSGEKIVVDDEVRAHAGVLHEYGGSPIGNSRVKLTNTKDLVGRGLIAEGEDALEVAANKLVADGVDVLHTIGGDDTNTTAADLAKYLHENDYDLQVVGLPKTIDNDIVPIRQSLGAQSAAEQTSVFAQNIIAEHGSNPRMLIIHEIMGRACGYLTAQAAEYYQQWHARQQWLPGIGHTPERWDVHAVFLPELALDIDGEVERLKAVMDEVGCVNIFLSEGAGIPEIIAEMQARGEEPEKDPFGHVKIDKINPGQWFADQFSAKLGAEKSMVQKSGYFSRSAKANAQDLRLIKSMTDLAVQVALEGGAGVIGHDEGNAGVLRAIEFERIAGHKAFDITQPWFHEVMERTGQKIVPAEAH, from the coding sequence ATGACCGTCAAGCGCGTCGCACTGCTCACCGCCGGGGGCTACGCCCCGTGCCTCTCCTCCGCCGTCGGCGGGCTGATCGAGCGCTACACGGAGCTGGTCCCGGACGTCGAGATCATCGCGTACAAGCACGGCTACTGGGGTCTGCTCTCCGGTGAGAAGATCGTGGTCGACGACGAGGTCCGCGCCCACGCCGGGGTGCTGCACGAGTACGGCGGCTCCCCCATCGGCAATTCCCGGGTGAAGCTCACCAACACCAAGGATCTCGTCGGCCGCGGACTGATCGCCGAGGGTGAGGACGCGCTCGAGGTCGCGGCGAACAAGCTGGTCGCGGACGGTGTCGACGTCCTGCACACCATCGGCGGCGACGACACCAACACCACCGCGGCCGATCTGGCGAAGTACCTCCACGAGAACGATTACGACCTGCAGGTCGTCGGTCTGCCCAAGACGATCGACAATGACATCGTGCCGATCCGCCAGTCCCTCGGCGCCCAGAGCGCCGCCGAGCAGACCAGCGTCTTCGCCCAGAACATCATCGCCGAGCACGGCTCGAACCCGCGCATGCTGATCATCCACGAGATCATGGGTCGCGCCTGCGGGTACCTCACCGCGCAGGCCGCCGAGTACTACCAGCAGTGGCACGCCCGGCAGCAGTGGCTGCCCGGGATCGGCCACACCCCCGAGCGCTGGGACGTCCACGCCGTGTTCCTGCCGGAGCTGGCCCTGGACATCGACGGCGAGGTCGAGCGCCTCAAGGCGGTCATGGATGAGGTGGGCTGCGTGAACATCTTCCTGTCCGAGGGCGCCGGCATCCCGGAGATCATCGCCGAGATGCAGGCCCGCGGCGAGGAGCCGGAGAAGGACCCCTTCGGTCACGTGAAGATCGACAAGATCAATCCCGGCCAGTGGTTCGCCGACCAGTTCTCCGCCAAGCTCGGTGCCGAGAAGTCCATGGTCCAGAAGTCCGGCTACTTCTCGCGCTCCGCGAAGGCCAATGCACAGGACCTGCGCCTGATCAAGTCGATGACCGACCTCGCCGTGCAGGTCGCTCTCGAGGGCGGCGCGGGCGTCATCGGCCACGACGAGGGCAACGCCGGCGTGCTGCGGGCCATCGAGTTCGAGCGCATCGCCGGCCACAAGGCCTTCGACATCACCCAGCCCTGGTTCCACGAGGTCATGGAGCGCACCGGGCAGAAGATCGTCCCTGCCGAGGCCCACTGA
- a CDS encoding inositol monophosphatase family protein, whose protein sequence is MSSRYADDLRLAHVLADAVDQLTMSRFKAQDLEVSTKPDLTEVTDADTAAEKIVRSQLARSRSRDQVIGEEFGTTGASPRQWVIDPIDGTSNFVRGVPVWGTLIGLVEDGRPVVGLVSAPSLSRRWWGGHGVGSWTGSRINNASRLAVSHIDTLEEASLSYSSLHGWADHDRLPQMLNLMQRFWRTRAYGDFWSYMLVAEGAVDAACEPELALHDMAALVPIVTEAGGRFTSLSGEEGPFGGSAVATNGLLHEEILEALTPREA, encoded by the coding sequence ATGTCCAGCCGCTATGCCGATGATCTGCGCCTCGCCCACGTGCTCGCCGACGCCGTGGACCAGCTGACCATGTCCCGCTTCAAGGCGCAGGACCTCGAGGTCTCCACGAAGCCCGACCTGACCGAGGTCACCGACGCCGACACCGCCGCCGAGAAGATCGTGCGCTCGCAGCTGGCCCGCTCCCGCTCGCGCGACCAGGTGATCGGCGAGGAGTTCGGGACCACGGGCGCCTCCCCGCGCCAATGGGTGATCGACCCGATCGACGGCACCAGCAACTTCGTGCGCGGCGTGCCGGTGTGGGGCACGCTCATCGGCCTCGTCGAGGATGGCCGTCCCGTCGTCGGCCTGGTCTCCGCCCCCTCCCTGTCGCGGCGGTGGTGGGGCGGCCACGGCGTCGGCTCCTGGACCGGCTCGCGCATCAACAACGCCTCCCGTCTCGCGGTCTCCCACATCGACACCCTCGAGGAGGCCTCGCTGTCCTATTCCTCGCTGCACGGCTGGGCGGACCACGACCGGCTCCCCCAGATGCTGAACCTCATGCAGCGTTTCTGGCGCACCCGGGCCTACGGCGACTTCTGGTCCTACATGCTGGTGGCCGAGGGCGCCGTGGACGCGGCCTGCGAGCCCGAGCTGGCGCTGCACGACATGGCCGCGCTGGTGCCCATCGTCACCGAGGCCGGCGGCCGCTTCACCTCGCTGAGCGGCGAGGAGGGGCCCTTCGGCGGCAGCGCCGTGGCCACCAACGGTCTGCTGCACGAGGAGATCCTCGAGGCTCTCACCCCGCGGGAGGCCTGA